From the genome of Triticum aestivum cultivar Chinese Spring chromosome 1A, IWGSC CS RefSeq v2.1, whole genome shotgun sequence:
AAGAGAGAAATGGCGGCGGCTGGACTAGAGATTGGATCAGATGGCGCACGAGTTGCACATCCGAAAAAAACCTTacagctctaataccatgttaggaaaatGGAACATATATTATTAGAAGGCCAAAGCCACAATATATACATGTACAAGAGAATGCCAAAATGCTAGAATGTAAAAGGCCAAAGGCCATCATCAATATAACTCTAACAAATTCGAGTGTGGATTTGGGGGTTCCTGCTAACATTTGCGAAGAATCTATGACTCTGATACCAAATGTTAGAATCCAGCTATTAATAGGTCCAGTTACAACTGAGCTAGAGATAGAGTGAAAGCTCGTCAACAAAGAATTAACAAGATGAGTGGAGATGAGTACAAGCACACGCAGACAAGCCTCGGCTATAGTCGTCGTTCCGTTCTAATTCCTCGTATTCATAGTTTTTCTTTGAGACAATTctattagttttttttctttttgaggggAGGCAATCCTATTAGCCAGATCCTATTCGGCGCCTTTAGCGTCCGATATAGGTCTTTTCACAAACGGGCACACCCCCCCCTCCCTTCACTCGCGACAAACGGGCCGGCCCATCTCTCCTTTGTCGTTCCGTTCTAATTCCTTCTATTCGTAGTTTTTCTTTGAGACAATTctattagtttttttttctttttgaggggAGGCAATCCTATTAGCCAGATCCTATNNNNNNNNNNNNNNNNNNNNNNNNNNNNNNNNNNNNNNNNNNNNNNNNNNNNNNNNNNNNNNNNNNNNNNNNNNNNNNNNNNNNNNNNNNNNNNNNNNNNNNNNNNNNNNNNNNNNNNNNNNNNNNNNNNNNNNNNNNNNNNNNNNNNNNNNNNNNNNNNNNNNNNNNNNNNNNNNNNNNNNNNNNNNNNNNNNNNNNNNNNNNNNNNNNNNNNNNNNNNNNNNNNNNNNNNNNNNNNNNNNNNNNNNNNNNNNNNNNNNNNNNNNNNNNNNNNNNNNNNNNNNNNNNNNNNNNNNNNNNNNNNNNNNNNNNNNNNNNNNNNNNNNNNNNNNNNNNNNNNNNNNNNNNNNNNNNNNNNNNNNNNNNNNNNNNNNNNNNNNNNNNNNNNNNNNNNNNNNNNNNNNNNNGCCGGCCCATCTCTCCTTTGTCGTTCCGTTCTAATTCCTTCTATTCGTAGTTTTTCTTCGAGACAATTctattagtttttttttctttttgaggggAGCCAATCCTATTAGCCAGATCCTATTCGGCGCCTTTAACGCCCGATATAGGTCTTTTCACAAACGGGCGCATACCCCCCTCCCTTCACTCGCGACAAACGGGCCGGCCCATCTCTCCTTTCCAAAGGATAAAAAAAAGGTGCAGGTGGGTGGAGCGGGATTCGAACACGCAATCGCATCGCTCCATGGATACTGCACTAACCACTAGGCAACTTGCTCGGTCATGCATATTTCCTTCCGTTCTTTATTTCTATGTACAGAAAATGCCTTTTGTCCTTTGTAcgttttatttttccctttttctttgtttgttttcctgtttctttttcctttttctttaattCGTGAACTCGTTTCAAGTCggtgttttttttcaaaattgatgaacttttttcaaacacggtgaactttttttcaaattcgataaacttttttcaaactcaatgaactttttcaaatgcgatgaacttttttcaaaattaacgaactttttttcaaacatggtgaacttttttcaaattcgatgaactttttccaaattcgatgaaatttTTCAAATGagatgaattttttttcaatttcgatgaaagtatttcaaatttgatgaaccttttcgAAATTCGATGAATGTTTTTTAAAAAATCAAAGATTTTTTTCAAATCCACTGAGTTGTTTTGAAaagcgatgaactttttttcagattCGGTGAACTTTTTCTAATTATGacgaacttttctcaaatttgatgaacttttcttataattgatgaactttttttaagattcgatgaactttcttcaattttgatgaacttaaAAAACCCAAAGAACTTTCATCCCTTTTTCTTAAAAAAGTTTccttattttttttttgaaaagtgcACGTATCcagcaaaaaaggaaataaaaaggcGAAATAAATCGTTacggaaaaagagagaaaaataagaaAACAAATGGTTGAAATAATAAAAGAAGGCAAGCGAACATTTCTACTCAGGTCGTTGGATAGCGTAGTGGTTCATTCATCCCCTTCCGTAGTTCGAGTCCCACCTCACGCACATCTCTTTTATTTAGTTTCTAACGGAAAGAAGCGATCGACTGGTTTGCTGAGAGCAAAGGTtttctgggccggcccactagaggTCTCCATCAGGCGCCAGGGAGCTGTTCGGGCGCTTAACGCGCCGAATAGGAGTGCGCATCCTATTAGTACATTTTTTTAGAAAATCCTATTAGTAGTGTGTTGTTCCCTTCTCCATGTTAGCATCCCAAGCCCATCTGGTGGGTCCTTCCATCCAGCCCGGCCCACTCTGAGGACGCAGGTCGCTAACAAAGACGACTTCTTGCCAAGCACCAACAGATACATGTAACTATAAGGGATGAATGTGCAAAAGTAGCAAGAGGGCATATATCAATTTAGTTCGATGAACTGCCATTTCTAAAAAAAATAGTTTCAATGAGTGAAATTAGACCAAGTGGTCAGGTTGGTAAGCTACCGACAAGAAAATGCAAACGATGAGTGAAATCAGATCATGGCGAGGAGAAATAACACCCGTGAACTATATATGAATTACTATGCAACATGTATTGCAATTATGGAAGTAGCTACGGGCAACATTGCATTTTTGACATTGTTGCACTTTTATTCCTGCTGAAATTAATCAGCATCCGCGTTTGCAAACTAAAAGAATATCATGATATCCTGCCATGTTGTGCATAAGACGCCTATAATTTCCCAGCATCGTCATGACAAGTGAAAAATAATGGAGAAATAACACAGCGATGTTTTAGAATGGCTCGATCAAAGTAACACCTGTAGCAATTCAGAAGGCGCGACAACAGGAATAAGAAAATAGTAGACAACTTCAACAATTTCCCGTCTGGTATAAGATAACAGATGAATCAGCATATAAAACCAGTCTGCTATAACTCTTATGTAACTATAATCACTACCTCCACCTTCCCATCCACAACCACCCTGAAAGGCCCAAAAAGGGGGGAAATGGAAAATAATACAGGCAGGGTAAAAACCCTTGAATCGGCAGCAAGGCAGTACCAGAAACAAACTGCAAGTTGGAAGTTTCAACTGTACTACTGAGCCTCATCATCGGCAAAGTTTTCAGAAAGACTGCGCTGTGACAATCGGTAGTAGAGAATTCCCATCGTTGCTATACATGCCCTGCATTAACAGCACATTAATGCAGGTTAATTAaatcaagaataataaaatcttAGAATCCAACACAAACTAAAAGGCAAAATTAAAATAAGTAAATGAAACACATCTTAAAGTTTTTCATTAGACAGACTATAGCTTTACAGGACTCACATCTAAGACATACAGAACTGCTTGCTATGTCACAAATCAAGCTAACAGAATGAAGGAACAGACATATCTATTTATTTATACACATAAAATCAAGAATATAGAAATGGATATCATACTAGATGAACACTCTGACAATAAATGGTGCGACATctctaaagaaaaagaaaaaacaaattgcACAGCTAGCAACCTTGCTGATTGTACAGAACTCAAATTAAAAACATAACACTGCGAGTACCAATTTCTGGTTGTTTCCCTCAAATCTGCTAGAAATATGGGTAGGAGGCCACTCAAACAGAGATCCAGATGAATCAAAGGGGAAAACTAACAGTGCTGGCCATCTTATATATTCAAACCACAAAATAATCATTTACTTCTGAATATATTACATATTCAACAAAACAGTAATAAAACTTCAGCCACGTAATATCTGTTTTAAACATTACTTAACGAAATTAAGATCCATTCCAGGAGAATATTAGTCAGAGGCTAGAACAATTGCATGGCAGAAACCTTACATGATTGCCATTGCAAGTAAGATCTTTGTGGGATCGATTCGGGATGTCCTCTGATGTCGTGACCGGCCTTCTGGAGCATCATTTTCCTTTTTAGGGGGTGCTGTAACTGGTAATGTTGGCAGTGCACTAGACCAAAAAGGTAGCAGCATCCTTAAAAATTTGTGACGGTATGTACCTGTAAACTGAAGCTTCATAAGAAACAAGCACAACCATCTTTTGAAATAAATGTTCCACCTAGAATTGACTAGTTATATATGAACCAATCTAAATAGTCTTACGCATTTCCagcatatatatacatgtacatttCATGTTAGATGTATCACAGCCCTGGGAATAGAGGTGTATTGTAAGAGAAGGGTGGTAGAAGACGAGGTTAACACATCAAACTGAGATACAATAAGATAGTAATTATTTTGTGGGTGATTGGAAACATGACTAGTGTTTGGCAACTAATTTGAGACAGAAATGTCACCTCAAatattgaaaaaaaaatcaaataatctTATGACAAAAGCTCGGTATAACTCAAGAAAAGAAGGACCTGACATAAAGACGGAAGTAGAAAATAGATTTTTGATAATGGCATTCTTACCCCTTTTAGTGTACTTTTTGCGGTTTGCATCTTCATCATCAGCATAATAAGACATCTCTGAATTTTGTCTCTCAACATAGTTAGCACCTTTTCTTGTCGTGGCACTAGGCTACATAATGAAGGAATAGGATCACTAACTCTGCTTAAGGTGAACAGAAAACAAACAGACACTAACTATATACACGAGGATATGTCATGACTTACCCCGTGCGGGCTTGGACTTCTGATGAAATTGGGCTCCTGCTCTGGGAACTTTGTTGCTATGGTACTAGGACCATCTATTTCAACTATTTCTGGTTCCACATGACTAAGAGTCCCAGAAGAGTACATCCCAGCAGGATATGTATCCCCCTGGGAGAGTACCGCTGATGATAAAGTTGCATCTTTCGAAGAGTTAAGCATGTTTGCATCAGTAGATTCACCAGAATATGATAGACGCTTAAGGGGGTCTGAAGCAAATGCAGGGGGTGTGCGGGCATCAGCTTTAGGCATTGTCACAAAATGATTCCCAAATACATTCTTCTCCAGACCAGTCTGCGACATGTTACAAAGTGCAAGCTTTGTCAAACAGTGCAGTAAATATACTTAGCTGCAAGAGTCGTGGTTCATAGGTAAATGTGTAATAGTGCACCAAAGAAGAATTTATTCGcacaaataaaaacaaagggaaAACATTTAAGGAAAATTAGTGGTTTTGATCTTGCAAGAAGGAACTGATTTGAAGGACTAACCTGGACTACTGCTTCCTTCAGTTTAGCATGGAGGCGGGAGCCTGTATCTTTAATACTCGAAGGAGGCCATATCTGTCAGGAAATAACTATGTCACATGTTAAGGTTAAAAGAACTGTTGGAGCCTCAAAGTAATAGCATATCAAGCCAGAGATTAGCTTACAGGAATTGAACATGAGGGGCAGACAAATCCTGCTGGTGCTGTTTGTGCCGGAAAACTTTGGACATGTGATATCAAGCATTTTGTGTGCATCACATCTAAAAGATGTCAAGAAGACAAAATATATCGTGTTATATTTAGTGAAGGTGGCTCCAAGAGACGAATGGATTCAAATATTCTACTTGAAGCAATACATACGGAGGCAACCCAATCGTGTAGTTTCTTCGCTTGCAGCTTCTAGAACCAAATTACACAAAGAGCAGTGTTGTGGCCAGTCATAATCAGAATTAACAACCCATTCAGCATAGTTTTTTACCTACAGAAAGTAAAAAGGAGGATATTAGTTTGTAAAATTAATGTTACACGATTACTTTAACAGAATTGTAAGAATATAAAGCATTTTTTTTACGTTTGGTTATGAAAGTAGCTGATATGAAGCCAATAGCAATGTTATATACTTACATGTGATTATTAAATTTCTCTTCACGCAAAataaacagaataggaaaatgatatgatcatagcatgcacatataTGGTGTCACAAAATTTTACAGCATAGGTGCAGCAATAGGACTAAGGAACAATAATGAATTCCAAATGTTTCAGTAAGAAAGTGGAGGTGGAAACTGTAGGGCTGTGAATCTGTTATAGGACCAAACTAGAGAGGAAAAAAAAGATGGATCTAACTTATAGTCAGGTCTCTCCCAATGCCCTACGTAGGCTCTCTTAGCATGACACATCAGATTTTTGTCTATGTAATTCATAATTAATGATGAGATGATGGAACCATCACATATCTAAGAAACCATCTCTACACGGAATCCAACAGACCAACACATATATCATTCTTGTAGTATCATCCAATAAAAGTCAAGTATCTTAATAAAAGTGGGGGCTACTCCAATATTAAGCATATGTAAGATACAATACATTGGGGTAGTTGTCTCTAAAAATCTACCATCTCCTAAGAGAGCGCACTAAGAGACAATGCATTGTAAAAAATATGATACTCTAGCAGCAGCACCAGGCATAAAAATGTTGTCTCAGCAGCTATTTGTTAAACAGTCCTCACATGTGATCCAATCTTCTATCACACTGTAAACAAGTATATTTCACATTACAAACCTATATTACTAGCACATTTCAAAGCATATGCAAGACCATATATTTGAAAGGGCACTCATGTCCAGCAAGCTTAATGCCAATATACAACAGCTAACATGAGAGACACACTTGTGATACACTATAGATACTAAACAGGATGGAGCACATTGAGCAAGCACATATTAACCGCTATGCCTTTTTCTGAGCTAATTGGGATGAGGGGATCAAGTCAGAAAGCTCACCACGCATAATTGATGTTCTGGGAAGCAGATGCACTCGCCGCAGACCGGAACCTGGTGGACGAAGCAATAAACCCTCGTCGCCTGAAAATCCAAAGCAAGCACACACGCCCTGTCAACACAAAATTCAGGCAGCACTGACAAATCTCAACACGCCAGCAGTAAATCCAAGAACCCCAAACTAAAATTTCGAATCCGCGCTCGCAGTGCCCTCTCAGATCCAGACCACGCGAACGCCAAATCCGCCACCGCGTACTTCCCCTGCCCAGATCCAAAATCCCCCCTCACATGTCGACGCGCAACAGACAGAACACGCAGGACACCGCACGGGCATCGCCGAATAGGTGGAGAAATGATCAAGTAACCTTGCGGCATTTGCAGACGACCATCGCCGAGGAACCGGAGAAAAGAACCGGGAGTCGGTACGGGGAGCAAGGGGAGAAGCACGGCAGATCTCGCAGGGATGGAACGAAGTCTCGTGGGGTTGCCTTAGAAATGTTAACCGGTAGTAATCGTGTAACCAAAGCTTTTGGGTCGTTCAGAAAGGAGACTCAATTTTTGGCTGAGTCGTGAGATTCTCCGGTAAGACTTTTTTTTTCTGGGACCGGTAGGAGCGTTTTTTTATGCCCTTGAgcgcactttattgaaaaaaaatgaTACGGCGTTACATCTCTAGAGTTACTAAGCCCGCAGAAAATGAAGCTTCTGGTTGAATCGGGGATGTAGGCAGCACTAGGACATGTATGTCATTCAGTGAGAGAGGCATACTTATCACCATGCAAAACAAAAGGGCATTGATGCGGAGCATCTCAAGTTCATCCCATGGATTTACCTACACCTCCCACGACgtcacttggaccaatgacaagggctcgagcaaaggctatcgaagataaagTGAACTCGCTGCTCTCTAAACTACCACTtcctacatgtgagacatggctactacctcaagcggaaaccctaTATGTGATCAGGTGCTTAGAGGAAGGCCACGGATCAGCGGCACCTGAcagacaagacggcgaggacaccaagtacaaggaacaagaagaagaagaagagctgccagAAGTCTACAGCCACTGGACGACCGGTCTGAACCGGATGTCCGACGCATGGAAGCGCCAGCCAGCCAGACAAGTCCCAGTCTGCGTACGCTACAGCGGCCGAACGACCGACGCGGGCCGTACGTCCGACACAccccagcgaccggacgaccgagcCCTTCCGGACATCCGGTGTCACCCAACAGAAGGGAAATTATCGGAAGTCTGAAGCCCCCGGACGACCGACGACCGGACAACCGACCGCCTCCGGAAATCCGACGCCACCTGACCCAAGCCGAAATGTCGGACATCTGACTGCTTCCGGACGTCCAGACCCTCATGAGCCACTAGATGTCCGACAGCGTCCGGACGACCGACGTGTGTCTATGCACAACATGTTGGGCCGAGGCTCATGTACCCTTTCGCctccttagactatatatactcatccTTCCTCTTTCTAGAgacagcattgtgatagctcatttgtgagatagagccttgctcatccatctGGATAtactccaccgagagagaccgtggcctctacggagaagatccatcttggattcaagacccctaatgggaagaccctcaagacctcctcgcggagaagaacttgctacttgtatcgtcccttgttgatcatggatcgtgtatctctttgtgtttcgaggatctagcacatgtgtaatcgaatcttgttggtttgagtgtttcctctcgtgttttccctcgtgttttaTCCTCGTATTCTTTGTGTTCATTGcgggatccgctccaatcgtgaaagatcgggcatctagtaTTCTACCCTACATAATCTTGGTATCATGAACcttggttgatcacgaatttggagcccatACCCTTGATTTATATCCttgttttgttgtgttcttccccaaattcgaaaattccccaccaaaaatagccccaaatttttctAAGATtttttggtgtgatgaagttttgttggatttgatccatggatttgctttgctacgagtggatctagcttttcacCACCATCTCCACCTTTTTCATCCACAAAATCGCCCAATTTTACCTCACCACTAGGAACACTAGAAGTTcatccctgttggaaatatgccctagaggcaataataaagtggttattattatatttccgtgttcatgataattgtctattgttcatgctataattgtattaaccgaaaaccgtaatacatgtgtgaacacatagatcgtaatatgtccctagtaagcctctagttgactagctcgttgatcaatagatggtcatggtttcctgaccatggacattggatgtcattgataatgggatcacatcattaggagaatgatgtgatggacaatacccaatcctaagcgtagcacaagatcgtgtagttcgtttgctaaagcttttctaatgttaagtatcgtttccttagaccatgagattgtgcaacacccagataccgtaggaatgctttgggtttaccaaacgtcacaacgtaactgggtggctataaaggtgcactacaggtatctccgaaagtatctgttgggttggcacgaatcgagactgggatttgtcactccgtgtgacgaagaggtatctctgggcccattcggtaatgcatcatcataacgagctcaatgtgactaaggagttagccataggatcatgcgttatggaacgagtaaagagacttgccggtaacgagattgaacgaggtatagagataccgacgatcgaatctcgggcaagtaacatgtcgatagacaaagggaattgtatacgggattgattgaatcctcgacatcgtggttcatctgatgagatcatcgtggaacatgtgggtgccaacatgggtatccagatcccgctgttggttattggccggagagatatctcggtcatgtctacatggttcccgaacccgtagggtctacacacttaaggttcggtgacgctagagttgttatgggaaatagtatgtggttaccaaatgttgtttggagtcccggatgagatcccggacgtcacgaggagttccggaatagtccagaggtgaagaattatatatgggaagtcttgtttcagtcgccggaatgattttgggggttatcggtattgtaccgggaccaccggaaggtgtccgggggtccaccgggtggggccacctgccccggtgggccaagtgggctgaacaagggagggaaccagcccctggtgggctggtgcggcccCCAAGGGGCCAtaggcgcctagggttagaaaccctagggggtgggggcgcctcccacctgacttggggggcaagtcccccccttggctccccccttgtagatgggatctggggggccagccccctctccccttcccctataaatagtgggggtgggagggctgttggaaatatgccctagagacaataataaaatggttattattgtatttccttgttcatgataattgtctattgttcatgctataattgtattaactggaaaccgtaatacatgtgtgaatacatagaccacaacatgtccctagtaagccgctagttgactatctcgttgatcaatagatggtcatggtttcctgaccatggacattggatgtcattgataacgggatcacatcattaggagaatgatgtgatggacaagacccaatcctaagcgtagcataagatcgtgtagttcgtttgctaaagcttttctaatgtcaagtatcttttccttagaccatgaaattgtgcaactcccagatactgtaggaatactttgggtgtgccaaacgtcacaacataactgggtgcctataaaggtgcactacgggtatctccgaaagtgtctgttgggttggcacgaatcaagactgggatttgtcactccgtatggcggagaggtatctctgggcccactcggtaagacatcatcgtaatgactcaatgtgactaagggttggtcatgggatgatgtgttacggaacaagtaaagtgacttgtcggtaacgagattgaacgaggtattgggataccgacgatcgaatctcgggcaagtaacgtaccgattgacaaagggaattgtatacggggttgattgaatcctcgacatcgtggttcatacgatgagattatcatggagcatgtgggagccaacatgggtatccagatcccgctgttggttattgaacggagagttgtctcggtcatgtctacatgtctcccgaacccgtagggtctacacacttaaggttcggtgacgctagagttgtagagatattagtatgcggttaaccgaaagttgttcggagtcccggatgagatcccggacgtcatgaggagttccggaatggtccggaggtaaagatttatatataggaagtccagtttcggccatcgagagagtttcggggatcaccggtattgtaccgggaccatcggaagggtcccggggttccaccgggtggggccacctatcccgaagggccccatgggctgaagtggcgtgggaaccagcccctggtgggctggtgcgccccacccaagggcccaaggtgcctagggttggaaaccctagggggccgttggcCCCCgaggggggcatgcgccccctggttggaaaccctaagggggccgttgccccccgaggggccgccgccccgggggcagcccccctctagatgggatctccaagggggcatgcgccccctagcccctatatatatagtggaggggagggagggcagccgcaccctaagccctggcgcctccctctccctccctgacacctcttcctcctccagtagcgcttggcgaagccctgctggaatccagctacttccaccaccacgccgccgtgctgctggatctccatcaacttctccttccccttgctggatcaagaaggaggagacttctctgctccgtacgtgtgttgaacgcggaggtgccgtccgttcggcgctaggatcatcggtgatttggataacgacgagtacgactccatcaaccccgttctcttgaacgctt
Proteins encoded in this window:
- the LOC123042197 gene encoding zinc finger protein-like 1 homolog, which produces MVVCKCRKATRVYCFVHQVPVCGECICFPEHQLCVVKNYAEWVVNSDYDWPQHCSLCNLVLEAASEETTRLGCLHVMHTKCLISHVQSFPAQTAPAGFVCPSCSIPIWPPSSIKDTGSRLHAKLKEAVVQTGLEKNVFGNHFVTMPKADARTPPAFASDPLKRLSYSGESTDANMLNSSKDATLSSAVLSQGDTYPAGMYSSGTLSHVEPEIVEIDGPSTIATKFPEQEPNFIRSPSPHGPSATTRKGANYVERQNSEMSYYADDEDANRKKYTKRGTYRHKFLRMLLPFWSSALPTLPVTAPPKKENDAPEGRSRHQRTSRIDPTKILLAMAIMACIATMGILYYRLSQRSLSENFADDEAQ